The genomic stretch CGGGAACAAGAACACGAGGAAGAGGCTCCCGAGGACGAGTTGATCTGTCCGGAGTGTGGCGGCCGACTGGTCAGCGACACCGAGCACGGCGAGACGGTGTGTACCGACTGCGGACTGGTGGTTGAGGCCGACGAGATCGATCGTGGCCCCGAGTG from Halococcus saccharolyticus DSM 5350 encodes the following:
- a CDS encoding TFIIB-type zinc ribbon-containing protein, which encodes MADTRERTRETEEESDAETEHEREADREQEHEEEAPEDELICPECGGRLVSDTEHGETVCTDCGLVVEADEIDRGPE